In one window of Schistocerca gregaria isolate iqSchGreg1 unplaced genomic scaffold, iqSchGreg1.2 ptg000691l, whole genome shotgun sequence DNA:
- the LOC126319912 gene encoding phospholipid-transporting ATPase ABCA3-like yields the protein MNKKSSSWLQCKLLCTKRFQICYRNFSLIKLILFPVLVVLINYVVNVTFDRIIYQGNIEVEVYPRITTIPDYCSKIGDSETPCYNLLYIPANVPWVENMMKKLAAASNLDFATFKGFNLNKDDLQYRDTVSQILARTETYQGVVVFHTDHIYGTSKPKDYLLSPQEPVQHRPEPSDSNTASRAGANFNLPEGWARFSSLKQEASEPSNTAKFNKQDSPGSATPISQTSPTEYDVPLDETDSTEYDVPPDETGSTEQPLDTQKVIKISYRDISFFSNEITPPNVWYEIYYHTNVSDIPFVQAVVYSVENYSFYQYFIDNDIDPSGIQYNIKHTGYPSPISSFAISGFSQIASAILYSLVSVLIFSNVLSGLTWEKHVLLRKSLHQAGLTRTAYFISWIVYIFVVSVLSALVMCAAGTALPLDEFRKSNFLTMAIVYATLSISAGCFALFVSTFVRRPSTSLTMIYVFTMLSTLLQSALTINEGFLVQTIYTSPSVATAFFRIFINAIPFGISALIYDSVLFFTTSSARRGVKPDSVGMNFSSFTYSNERLPPYYPLFLYIYLSLWLIALVSLVLFWYFDTILFDSGGKRPPFYFFLTPNYWGVRRKRRSAPTDTPVFEARAPDSRDSIDPRVEAERKRAVEAARSGAEKDIAINAIDVTKVYKPWYARSGRSEFTAVDHLSLSIEKGEFFTILGHNGAGKTTLFSVLSCQSSMTAGYVSYFGHDLRENQQMVRDMIGCCLQYDVFWPELTALEHLDLFHQVRGVSEKGELRDRGMELLRQLDLEEVANQRADSFSGGMKRRLSFAISCTGDPQILFLDEPSSGLDPENYKRLWRALQSLKGRVTIVLVTHNMMEAELLSDRVGVMVNGRFEAIGTVLGLKSEFGYGYQVAACLKEGTGSAEAEKYRGEHPYLEVRERNEDGTRLEMDVKKSDIERVPELLSQLEEDKNVRAWGVSQSSLESVFMSIADKCKLDRVYDKSSKRSKKESAARELQELGAPQKKLNKFDAEIGKDEVPVGKKMKSYPLSALFSLSWKLQLRRSRYSTIFSVLSPVVILAMFLLVQSYLRSEYPDSYDGKKPLSAMSKINFQWFSSPRTELCSVNHDFRHYVACDRGVSPQSLGFDRSGKYFKDNKWTGFYTSMDEIWCEPEPTRSLEDYPVPELTNKSDEQLLRKALLNAQARSRLASTQMLSGEFVNLSSVSEHYRIARFHELSVDARDVHSPKAKMNITLMTNDYFDSHNDLLNRYIRKDALLVCQYIDNVTSDYFHILNAALRMQDFAIHLRLYRVFVSKALDPTHTYTVVKSPIAFLDSGSVPDNNPIEKMIASIFSMSVFPYAFSIFIPLALYGLVRDNCDRTKKMMRIHGLSPTYYYLNAAAMWGALYAASVLLFVVFAVSANIYFVVYAVPAHLLILLGWGLSLLSFAFFISTFIRSTAVAGAVGIGICFLVTTIVDSVVVGIYEPMKAHRRPLPFWLYFWPQTGFLRCLDIIDYYGRHPFGEAWSLSAAPAEFVRSIASLYLCALFYAVLFSVSLALFTGEFSYPHHLVLRLWRRVTAAPRLLARRLRPSPNSPTAQPPPPADASPNSPVHLGLQDVENEKALVSQYAHDRRSTDDPLHDCPLIVRGLSKKYPGGKVAVKEFYLHAPLSTCFGLLGENGAGKSTLLSMLTGTIPVTSGTAYICGFDTSSQLSKALKCIGYCPQQDVLWGELTVQEHLEFYARLGGVHPLKSRKYVKKFLWDVGLYHFRHRRSSKLSGGMKRRLSLSIAICANSYVIFLDEPSCGLDVMNRRQLWNIVQHNKRGRTTLITTHSMDEADALCDKIGIMAQGSLWCYGDPQYVKDLYNRGCHVRVVFSNQQDGANFIKRHMPSSVLKSKFSNITEYYVPPSQPVSLVFRIMLEASGQPSSGIEDWGLSQPGLECAFEQIIAHVRSGNDHVAGPEV from the exons ATGAACAAAAAGTCGAGCTCTTGGCTACAGTGCAAATTACTGTGCACAAAACGATTTCAAATTTGCTACAGAAATTTTTCTCTTATAAAGCTTATTCTGTTTCCTGTTTTAGTTGTTCTTATTAACTATG TGGTTAACGTGACGTTCGATCGTATAATCTATCAGGGGAATATAGAAGTGGAAGTCTACCCCCGTATAACTACGATTCCGGACTATTGTTCGAAAATAGGCGACAGTGAGACCCCATGCTACAATTTGTTGTATATACCTGCGAACGTACCATGGGTGGaaaacatgatgaagaaattggctgCGGCGTCTAACCTGGACTTTGCTACCTTCAAGGGCTTCAACCTGAACAAAGATGACCTCCAATACCGTGACACGGTCAGCCAAATTCTGGCTCGTACAGAGACCTATCAGGGCGTAGTCGTGTTTCACACTGATCACATATACGGCACTAGTAAACCAAAGGATTATCTTTTGAGTCCTCAGGAACCAGTGCAACATCGGCCAGAACCCTCGGATTCAAATACTGCATCGCGAGCTGGTGCCAACTTCAATCTTCCAGAAGGTTGGGCGCGTTTCTCAAGCCTGAAGCAGGAAGCTTCTGAACCTTCGAACACAGCCAAGTTTAACAAGCAGGATTCGCCGGGCAGTGCTACTCCAATTAGTCAGACGAGCCCGACCGAATACGACGTCCCGCTCGACGAGACGGACTCGACCGAATACGATGTTCCACCCGACGAGACGGGCTCGACCGAACAGCCTCTCGACACACAGAAGGTCATAAAAATTTCTTACAGGGATATCTCGTTCTTCAGTAACGAGATAACGCCCCCAAACGTTTGGTACGAGATATATTACCACACCAACGTTTCTGACATTCCTTTCGTCCAAGCTGTCGTCTACTCCGTTGAAAACTACAGCTTCTACCAGTACTTCATCGACAATGACATCGATCCGTCTGGAATCCAGTACAACATTAAGCATACCGGATATCCGTCGCCCATCAGTTCTTTCGCCATTTCCGGTTTTTCTCAGATTGCCTCCGCTATCCTCTATAGTCTCGTCTCCGTGTTGATCTTCTCGAACGTCTTGTCCGGTCTGACCTGGGAGAAGCACGTCCTGCTGCGCAAGAGCCTCCACCAAGCGGGCTTGACCAGAACGGCTTACTTCATATCCTGGATCGTCTACATCTTCGTTGTGTCCGTCCTCTCTGCCCTCGTCATGTGCGCCGCTGGCACGGCCTTGCCACTTGACGAGTTCCGCAAGTCTAACTTTTTGACCATGGCGATTGTCTATGCCACGCTCAGTATCTCCGCGGGGTGCTTCGCGCTCTTCGTATCCACCTTCGTCAGGCGTCCAAGCACGTCCCTGACTATGATCTACGTATTCACCATGCTCAGCACGTTGTTGCAGTCCGCCCTCACCATCAACGAAgggtttctggtgcagacaatttaCACCTCGCCCAGCGTTGCGACCGCTTTCTTCAGGATCTTTATCAACGCGATCCCTTTCGGCATCTCCGCGCTCATCTATGACTCCGTTTTGTTCTTTACCACCTCTTCGGCTAGAAGGGGCGTCAAACCGGACTCCGTCGGGATGAACTTCTCCTCTTTCACCTACAGCAACGAGAGGCTGCCCCCTTATTACCCACTTTTCCTCTACATCTACCTCAGCCTGTGGCTCATTGCACTGGTCTCGCTGGTCCTCTTCTGGTACTTCGACACCATCTTGTTCGACTCCGGCGGGAAGAGGCCGCCCTTCTACTTCTTCCTCACGCCCAACTACTGGGGCGTCCGACGCAAGAGGCGCTCCGCACCGACCGACACGCCCGTCTTCGAGGCGCGGGCTCCGGATTCGCGCGACTCGATCGATCCGCGCGTCGAGGCCGAGCGCAAACGCGCGGTCGAGGCGGCTCGGTCGGGCGCGGAAAAGGACATCGCCATCAACGCCATCGACGTCACCAAGGTGTACAAGCCCTGGTATGCCAGAAGCGGTCGGTCCGAGTTCACCGCCGTCGACCACCTGTCCCTTTCGATCGAGAAAGGCGAGTTCTTCACGATC ctcggtcacaacggcgCGGGAAAGACGACGCTGTTCTCGGTCCTGAGCTGCCAGTCCTCGATGACGGCCGGATACGTGAGCTACTTCGGCCACGACTTGCGCGAGAACCAGCAGATGGTGCGCGACATGATAGGGTGCTGCCTGCAGTATGACGTTTTCTGGCCGGAGTTGACGGCGCTGGAGCACCTGGACCTGTTTCACCAAGTTCGTGGCGTGAGCGAGAAGGGGGAGCTGAGGGACCGGGGAATGGAGTTGTTGAGGCAGCTGGACTTGGAGGAGGTTGCCAACCAGCGGGCCGACTCGTTCAGCGGCGGGATGAAGCGTCGGCTGAGCTTCGCGATCAGTTGTACGGGGGACCCGCAGATTTTGTTCTTGGACGAGCCGTCGAGCGGACTGGACCCGGAGAACTACAAGCGCTTGTGGCGGGCGCTGCAGTCGCTGAAGGGCCGGGTGACGATCGTGTTGGTGACGCACAACATGATGGAGGCCGAGCTGCTGAGCGACCGGGTGGGCGTGATGGTGAACGGTCGGTTCGAGGCGATTGGGACGGTGCTGGGCTTGAAGAGCGAGTTCGGGTACGGGTACCAGGTGGCGGCGTGCCTGAAGGAGGGGACGGGCAGCGCGGAGGCGGAGAAGTACCGAGGGGAGCACCCGTATCTCGAGGTCAGGGAGCGCAACGAGGACGGAACGCGGCTGGAGATGGACGTGAAGAAGAGCGACATCGAGCGCGTGCCCGAGTTGCTGTCGCAGCTGGAAGAGGACAAGAACGTGAGGGCGTGGGGCGTGAGCCAGTCGTCGTTGGAGTCGGTGTTCATGTCGATCGCCGATAAGTGCAAGTTGGACAGAGTGTACGACAAGAGTTCGAAGCGATCGAAAAAGGAGAGTGCGGCGAGGGAGCTTCAGGAGTTGGGGGCGCCGCAGAAGAAGTTAAACAAGTTCGACGCGGAGATTGGCAAGGACGAAGTGCCCGTGGGCAAAAAGATGAAGTCGTACCCGTTGTCGGCGTTATTTAGCCTGAGTTGGAAATTGCAGCTCCGTCGAAGTAGATACTCGACCATTTTCAGCGTCTTGTCGCCCGTCGTGATCTTGGCTATGTTCTTGCTGGTGCAGAGCTATTTGAGGTCGGAATACCCCGACTCCTACGACGGCAAGAAGCCCCTTTCGGCCATGTCGAAGATAAACTTTCAATGGTTCTCTAGTCCGCGCACCGAGCTGTGCAGCGTGAACCACGACTTCCGCCATTACGTGGCGTGCGACCGGGGAGTGAGTCCTCAGTCGCTCGGATTTGACCGCTCCGGGAAGTACTTCAAAGACAACAAGTGGACCGGGTTCTACACCTCCATGGACGAAATATGGTGCGAACCGGAACCGACGAGGAGCTTGGAGGACTATCCCGTGCCCGAGCTGACGAACAAGAGCGACGAGCAGCTCCTCAGAAAGGCCCTCCTCAACGCGCAGGCGAGAAGCAGGCTGGCCAGCACTCAGATGCTGAGCGGAGAGTTCGTCAACCTGTCTTCGGTGTCCGAGCACTACCGAATCGCCAGGTTTCACGAGCTCTCCGTCGACGCGCGCGACGTGCACTCGCCGAAGGCCAAAATGAACATCACGTTGATGACCAACGACTACTTCGACTCGCACAACGACCTGCTCAACCGGTACATCCGGAAAGACGCGCTTCTGGTCTGTCAATACATCGACAACGTCACCAGCGACTACTTCCACATACTCAACGCGGCTTTGCGCATGCAGGACTTCGCCATCCACCTCAGACTTTACCGGGTCTTCGTCTCCAAGGCCCTCGACCCCACGCACACCTACACCGTGGTCAAGTCGCCAATAGCCTTCCTGGACAGCGGGTCGGTGCCCGACAACAACCCCATCGAGAAGATGATAGCCAGCATCTTCAGCATGAGCGTCTTCCCGTACGCCTTCTCCATCTTCATCCCGCTGGCGCTCTACGGGCTCGTCAGAGACAATTGCGACCGAACGAAGAAGATGATGCGCATACACGGACTCTCGCCGACCTACTACTACCTCAACGCCGCTGCCATGTGGGGTGCTCTCTACGCCGCGTCCGTGCTGCTGTTCGTGGTGTTCGCCGTCAGCGCCAACATCTATTTCGTCGTCTACGCCGTTCCCGCGCACCTCCTCATCCTGCTGGGCTGGGGCCTCTCCCTGCTCTCCTTCGCCTTCTTCATTTCCACCTTCATCCGCTCCACCGCCGTCGCCGGCGCAGTGGGCATCGGCATCTGCTTCCTGGTCACCACGATCGTCGACTCGGTCGTCGTGGGCATATACGAGCCCATGAAGGCGCACCGACGGCCGCTCCCGTTCTGGCTCTACTTCTGGCCCCAAACCGGCTTCCTCAGGTGTCTCGACATCATCGACTACTACGGGCGACACCCCTTCGGAGAGGCGTGGAGCCTCTCCGCCGCGCCCGCCGAGTTCGTCCGCAGCATCGCCTCCCTCTACCTCTGCGCGTTGTTTTACGCCGTCCTGTTCTCCGTCTCGCTCGCGCTCTTTACCGGAGAGTTCAGCTACCCGCACCACCTCGTCCTCCGCCTCTGGAGACGCGTCACCGCCGCGCCCCGCCTGCTCGCGCGCCGCCTGCGCCCCTCCCCGAACTCGCCCACCGCGCAACCGCCGCCTCCCGCCGACGCAAGCCCGAACTCTCCCGTCCACCTCGGGCTCCAAGACGTCGAGAACGAGAAGGCACTCGTGTCCCAGTACGCCCACGACCGCCGTTCCACCGACGACCCACTCCACGACTGCCCCCTCATCGTCCGGGGACTCAGCAAAAAATACCCCGGCGGAAAAGTCGCCGTAAAGGAGTTCTACCTCCACGCGCCCCTCTCCACCTGCTTCGGACTCCTCGGCGAAAACGGCGCCGGAAAGTCCACCCTCCTCTCCATGCTCACCGGCACCATCCCCGTCACTAGCGGCACCGCCTACATCTGCGGCTTCGACACCTCCTCCCAACTCTCCAAGGCCCTCAAGTGCATCGGCTACTGTCCGCAGCAAGACGTCCTCTGGGGCGAACTCACTGTCCAAGAACACCTCGAATTCTACGCCAGACTCGGCGGCGTCCACCCACTCAAGTCCCGCAAATACGTCAAAAAATTCCTCTGGGACGTCGGACTCTACCACTTCCGGCACCGACGGAGCTCCAAGCTCAGCGGCGGCATGAAACGCCGGCTCTCCCTCTCCATCGCCATCTGCGCCAACAGCTACGTCATCTTCCTCGACGAACCCTCCTGCGGACTCGACGTCATGAACAGACGCCAGCTCTGGAACATCGTCCAACACAACAAGCGCGGACGCACCACCCTCATCACCACCCACTCCATGGACGAGGCCGACGCCCTCTGCGACAAAATCGGCATCATGGCGCAGGGATCACTCTGGTGCTACGGAGACCCCCAGTACGTCAAAGACCTCTACAACCGAGGCTGCcacgtccgagtcgtcttctccaACCAACAAGATGGCGCCAACTTCATCAAACGGCACATGCCCTCCTCCGTCCTCAAGTCCAAATTCTCGAACATAACCGAATACTACGTGCCCCCCTCTCAACCCGTCTCTCTCGTCTTTCGAATCATGCTCGAGGCGTC